The nucleotide window AGCTGCTTCCACTCCTTCTGTAGCAACAACTTCCTCTAAAACAATACAATCCTTCATCTCAAGGTATTGGAGTTGCTGGAGGTTTTTGGTTATGGTATAAGAAAACACATATTTCATCTTTGTACATCTCCACAATatcaattgtttcaaattttgaaaggaGGAAGTTGGAATTTGGTTGTCCCAAATCTTTCTAGAAATAATATTCCTCAATATCAAGACCATTAAATCAGGAAAGATAAcctacaataaaaattaattgttgtttCAATATTTATGAACTCATATGAGAAAAGAGaacttgataatgaaattgaaCTGAATCTGAAAATTTAAGTCACTAgtaaaaaaagatgaaagagaCAGTACTATGTGTTAACAAATGAGAATAAAactagaagaaaataaaattatatataatagacAAGTACAAGAAGTTACAGTAAATCTaatctttttgttaaaaagcGGAGTGATTTCATTGGACTGcatattgaattttgaatgcTCAAGATCGTCCTTGTCCTCATCATCTATGTATTCGTCTAAGTCTAAGAGTTCAATATTCTTGATTCCACATAATTCTTCTAAGTAGATGGTAGGATTgattatcaatttcaatatcCTCAAATGTTCACCAATTATTGAATGTCGACGCGACTAATTTCCCACTAATATATTGTACCTTTTAAGCTCTTTAGAAAAGAAGTTTTGAGGCAAAACTTTGTCATCTTTAATATCTAATTCTAAACTAGTGAGGCTAGACAAGAGCTTGAATTCATTAAGTACTTCAATCTTCCACTGAATAAGACATCCCTTTAAATAAAGTTCTTCCAATTgggataattttgatatcacaTTTGGAGCAATAACTTTCAATTGTAAACAATAGCTCAAATCTAACAGCCTTAGTTGAGTCAATTGACTCATTTCTGTAGGCAACTCCTTAATGTAAGTAGTTCGCAAGCTAAGGACCTTTAGCTTCTTAAGCTTTCcaataatatcaaaatctttaatTTCACTATCATCTAAACATAATGTTTGAAGGTTTGTCAAAAGATCAATTGATGATGGTAGTGACGATTGTTGTAGTTTAACCAAATTCAACACTCTAAGCTTTGGCATCACTGTGAAGAAGTCTTCCGGGATTTCAAAAGAAGAGTTCCACAAATTGGTCATATAGAAAAATTCAAGATTTGGACAATTCAGATCGTTAGGCCAAAGTTGACTAATAATATTACTACTACTAAGTTGGGAGATTCTTGTGCATTTCTTGAGTTTGTCTCTATCCTTCCAATCCCATTCAACATCATTTCTTGTTGTAAACACATGATGATCCACATATGCAATTGTTATGGCAACAACACGAATAACATCATGCATAGCAAATTGTTCGGTTTTTAACCCGTCAAGTAACAAACAAGCATCTTTGAGGTCACGGACCAATTTATCAAGTCTATCTCGTGCGTCTTCCATTGTCAAATTAGCTCCTTCAAGTACATCTAAACACACAACATGCCTAAACAAGTTTGATATGGAAgtattattttctaataaactagcaattaaaaatgttttcttcAATTCATCATCTTTTAAATACTTGTAACTCAAGGCGATCTTCATGTATTCTTTTTCTAAGAATCCAATGAACTTTATTGGTGAAGGTGCTCTCAGTTCTTGTAGTGCTACCTTCCAATAAGATGGAtgacttttgttttttaatgtttttgctATTATACAAATGACAATAGGTAAACCCTTGCATTCCTTGCATACATCATTTGGTAAAGAATACAATCTATGTGTTTGAATAACATTTCCTGCAAAGAGATCTAggattatataaattgattttcattttacaTCCATTCTTTAGAtttaaaaaggataaaaattctaaattttgaatttaactcatttccaaataaatcaatcaaaatattttagcTAAATGAATTCTActtataatgtcaaataatattcctcgtatatatatattataactattCTTTTATATGGCaaacataataacaaattaCTAATTCGATAATAGGACCGTCCGTTAGACTTAACTAACTTTAGCTAAACCTTTATTTTTCCAATATACAGAACTTATATCataaataagggtattttttaatgacaaaatttacttcaatattttattattcacatTGAACCCTAAcatataattaagaaataaaataaaatttatgagttCAGCAATTAAACATACAAGTGAAAATTCTATAATATAGATACCTACCATTTTGGTGAATAGGGCCcaagcttcttcttcatttaaaatgttcatTCCGTAATTATTTGTGGAACCCATTTTCTCCAATACATCTAAGTTTCTTGTTGTGAACAAAAGTTTATTTCTTCCACGATCAGCTCCACAAGGAATTCCTATTGTCTTATCAAGTTCTAGAGATTCccatatattatctaaaattaagaGGATATTCTTGTCCTTCATTCTTGAATATAGCTTCTTTGCCATTTCACTTTCGTTTTTGAATGTCAGACACAAGTTGTCTGCAATTGTTGTTTGAATCTTCTTTATATCAGGAGATTCGGATaccttcaagaaaaaaaaaacgaaaaaacaaGTGCCCAATCAGAACAAGAAAATAAAGCAAaccttaatatataaacaatattctattgaatgtttctttaccTCTACAAAAACAATCTCCTCATAGAGCTTATCCTTCTCAGCTTTTCTACCAACTTCTTGAACAAGAGTGGTCTTCCCAAGACCGCCCATCCCGTAAAAACCAATCATGAAgacattctcatcatttaaaGCATCCCATACATTCTGCACAGTGGAGTTTCTTGATCCAAAAGCCAAATAATCTTCACTAGATCTAAGCCAGATCTCTGGTGGATTAGTAGGAAAGGAAACTGGATCCAAATCCTTTTCCTGCTGGAGGAGTGGATCAATATCATCCCGCTTTAATTTGAATGCTTTGTTGCTTTGTTTGTAGTGGGTGATGAAGTTGGGGCACAATCCCTTGAAACATCGAGGGTTGTTTGCTTTCTCTTGAATTAACTGATCTGCTTTAGTAATAATCTTCTCCACATCCTTCTGCCAATCTTTGACATTCTGTTTGATCTCTTCCACATTTCTTTCAGCAGCAGTGACCTTACGCTGAACTTCATCTCTTGTGTTCTTCAGCTTATCAACTTCTTCTTGGAGACTGTCAAAGTTGCTCTTGTAGTTGAACAAGTACTTAAATTGACGCCAAATCGGAGCAGCCAACAACTCGACAACTTGAAGGACAGGACTCACCACACCCCCAACACTCCCGGcaacatcaaccatttttttaacttttttcaagtttgaataacagaagagaagtaaagcaaatgaaaataattaaaatgcacCAAAATTAACAACAAATACGAGAAATGATAATTCTTTCTAGCAATAGAGGAATAACCGAAAGCaaaaaggtttttcttttttggtcgaagaaatcagaaattataaaacagaaaaaaataaagaagtagAAATAGGGTAAAAAgattatgaaataaagaaagtaaagcAGAGAAAGTAACAGAGCATCCAAGGTGCAAAGTGAAAAAATCAGGGGAACTGGTTTCAGAGAGGTTTGTGAGTGAAAATATTTCTGAATgattgagagagaagaaaattgaagatgatgaagagagaTTACAGTGAAGAAGAATTAATTGCTTATAATTTTAGTGTGAATGATTCATCTATGAAAGAAAGTTccaccaaattcaattgatttaactttaattgattgattgtggAAACCCACCATGTGAACAAGTTAATACTTTATCAAAGTGAGAAAAAAGAgacctcattaattaattattttagggccaaaagacttagttCCACCCAAGGTAcaatgaaatctcaaactcctatcctccaactttcaaaaacccaaacactcactcacaacaaaatttctgttaaaaatttcaggtaaggttagggataaaatcgtaatttatcaaaaaattaaagtttcatcatattttcctcccttatatttaaaaacttacatttcctttaacccaaagtttgaaaagtgacaaaacccCTCTatggtttgttcctcttcctccaACACCGATTTCTCCTTCCCCAGTCATTGGTCGTCCTCCCTTCCCCCCTTATCTCTCCTCCGGTCTCTCTTCCTTGCCTCTCTGGCCATCTTCGGTTGGAGACGAAGACAAAATTCAatgtggtggaaaatgaagattaaacTAGGCAAAGTAGCATTACCTTTATTAAGTGCTCTTGCAAAAGCTAAActtgattattaattaattaataattcatgcttaatataataattcttgtgcaaacctgagctggtttccattaccattaataatatattatcaaatggTTGTAATGAGTAGTTCAGTCAATGGAAAatacttcttttattttttctgattgTGGTGGGGAATTATTCTATTGTTGGGAATTATGAGTGGTTCAGTCactatcaaatttatttttttgggtgttTTTTAGGTTAGCATttccaaattgaattttttattgaaaggtTTGAATCTTTCgtattttggattaattttttttaagggtttttgaTTTGAAGAGGTGTGTATTTATGTTCGTAATGGGCACTGGTGGACGTCGGAAAAATGTTTATGTTTGGTATTAGTGATAGTGAATTCCATGGaatacatttattatttttttggctaTTAGATTTTCTCTTTAAGGTATTAATGTCTTTAGATGAGAATTCTCTCTTGTCGTTTTAgggaatttaaaaaattagatgcaaaattaaattaaacataattccACCTTAatgtgtaatttttaaaattaaaattttcatcaacctatctcaaataataattaattcccCAAATTTaataagatgaaaatatttttagtatatctATTTTCTAAATAAAGACAAATTGGGTTGTCATCGCATTAAATCTACaagtgataaataaaatttatcttacgATTTTTCACACTAaacatatctatataaatataaaataataaacctcACATTATCTTGTAATATATTTGGATGAAAGACTAAACTGATGATActatagggtttatataaagtataacttaaaattatgctacaaatgaattatataaaattttcaatataaattgagATGATATTGTATTACgtgattgtttatataaatttatataatattgagatatttaataattagattTGATAGTTTGTGTCATACGGTCATATTTGTATCGTGTTAATTTAAGTTTTGTATCagagatttttaattttaacccaATCCGAAGTTTCATATcatgttaatttaataaaatttattaaattaacctAGTTTAATGGTACAAGATTACCTGATTGAGTCGTTACTCTGAATCCGTAGAACTTTCTAAAATTTACCTATATTATAGTGATAAGTCTTTAACTGAAGCTAGGGGTGAGCAAATTAtccattcaaaatcaaaaccgtTAGTTACTCAATGTTTGGTCCTATTTTCTACTCGAAACTGAAGAAAATACGGTAAGTTCCaagtattaaattaaaagaaccTGTAGGTTCTGGTTCCTTGCTCTCAAGAACCGGAACCTACCCAAAATTGTCCTGGTTAATGTATTCACTGCACTGGATCGGGTACCCGACCCagttatttaaaaagaaaaaaatctggTTAATATTTTCTGTTGCAGAATGCTTTAATAATAGACTTTACACTTTCTTTTTACAGCCAATAAACTTGGTGTTGCAGAATCTGGTTAATATACTGTTCGTGTCAGTCATTTGCTAATAGACAGGTTAAGAGGAACCTAATATTTTGTACTGCAGAATGTTCAAAAACATTGACTATTTATGAACAGTTCCACTAAATTGTGTTGCAGAATCTGGTAAATATACTGTTCATAAATagtcaattttttctttttacattgtTTTAATGGGGATATTAAATAGTGATCCTAAACATaagggtttaaacaaaattgcccaattttttttagataaaacaaaaatgcccaaatcaAATCCCCAGAATTCACTGTTCTCAAATTCTAAGAAATCTTGGTTTGAACAACAATGAGAGATTTTGGCTTTTTCAACAACATTTTTGAAGTTTCAAACAACGAAAATAGCAAAAAAGATGAGTATACGCATCGTCCCTTGTCTTGTTTAAATCATTTTGGTGTTTAGATTTTACTGATTACATGAAGATTTTTGACATtattagtttagggtttttagttttgaacaattgattttaTGGATTGATTCTTGCTTGTTTTGGCTGAATTAGTAGAGGGTTATTGTGTTATAGTAGGTGTAGAGTTGTTTTTTGTTAAAATGGAAGTCGGAAAATGAGATTTCCAAGTACGGGAGGAATTCATCCTAGTAGAGTACAGTTCCGAAGATATAATTCCCTCAAGTACAAGATATTGCCGATTGAGTTCAGTAGCTCTTCCAACATGCTCATGTCAGAGACAGCCAAAATATTGAGTGGCATACTCCAATTAACTTTGGGAAGATTACCTGTCAAGTTGAAGTTACCTCCTAACCAAAGCACCTGCAAATTTGGTAGGCAAAAGACATCAGTTGGGCAGTTCCCTCGCAATTTACAACACCATAGACTTAGATAAGTTAGAGAGGAAGACAGATTCTTCATCAAACTAGGCACAATGGAGGACATGTCCACACCATCAAGAACAAGGTATGTTAACACCATCAAATTCTAAACTAGCCTTTCAAACATTGGTCTTTCAATTCTCACCGGAAAAGTATCAATCCAGAAGTACTTTctgttgaattaaacttaattttttataaaaaacttttggttttttttttattcaaagttcaaTATTCATAGCATAGGTTCATGTTCATACATGATTCATGTACAAGTTCAAGTTTATGTGCatacacaagttcaatgttagtagCACAAGTTCAACGTTAGTAatacaagttcaatgttagtagcacaagttcaatgttaggtgTTAATGGCTAatgtacaagttcaatgttaggttcatgtatttaggattttaaaagtcatccttgtacctataaatactctagttgttttgtatttggaatagagaaaaatcaaagaattataagtcttcctctcaAATAATTCTCTCACAAAGCCTTTCTTTTATATAAGGTTACCTCCCTTTTCaacaaagtggtatcagagctatgGCGAGCTCCAGTGTGACATCGTTTGGACAAGTTTCGTTGTCACGTCTTACAAAGAACAACTATGATAAATGGAGTATACAAATGAAGGCCTTGCTCGGTGCACAAGACGCATGGGAAGTAGTTGAAATCGGCTACGAAGAGACGGAAGTAACAGGTACTATAACAGCGAATCAATTGAGGACATTGAAAGAAACCCGTATGAAAGATAAAACTGCTCTTTACCTCCTTTTTCAAGCAGTTGATGAATCTGGTTTTGAGAAGATCGCTGGCGTGACAAGATCAAAGGAGGCATGGGACATTTTAGAAAAGGCGTACAAAGGTGCCGATCGAGTAAAACAAGTTCGATTACAAACTCTACGTGTCGAGCTTGAGGGGATGAAAATCAAGGAGTCGGAAGGCGTGTCCGACTACATAACGAAGGTGCAAACTGTTATCAATCAACTTAAAAGAAATGGCGAGACTCTAACCGATGCAAGAGTGGTAGAAAAAATACTACGATTTTTGACCGATGATTTTGAGAATGTAGTATGTGCGATTGAAGAGTCAAAAGACTTAGAGGGGATGACCATCGACTATCTCACAAGTTCATTAGAGGCTCAcgaacaaaggaaaaagaaaaaaaagcaagaattgTTAGAAGAAGCACTGCAAGCTAAAGCCACGCTACAAGAAGGGAAACCAAGCAATGTTGATAGCGATAGAGGTCGAGGTCGTGGCAACCATAGAGGTCGCAACTTCAATCGTGGTAGAGGTCGTGGTCATGGACATGGCAAGAATGAAGAAAGAAACTTCAATAATTCACGTCATGGAAGACGCGGTCATGGAAGAGGCGATCGATCAAGTAAGTATAATGTTGAATGTTACAATTGTGGCAAATATGGTCACTATGCAAATGAGTGCTGGTCCGAAAAAAAGGTGGAGGAAAATGCTAATTTTGTTGCTAAggaagaaatagaaaataataatgttgttttgttggCGAGTAAAGAGAACGGTCCCGAAAAGGAGAAGGTGTGTATCTTGATACGGGTGCAAGTAACCACATGTGTGGATACAAGCATATGTTCACTGAATTGGAGGAGATTTCAAATGGTCATGTCTCTTTTGGTGATGCTTCCAGAGTGTGTGTCGAAGGGCAaggtaatattttgattaaattgaaagaTGGGACACAAAAGtttatttcaaatgtttattatgTCCCAGAAATGAAGACTAATATTTTGAGTTTGGGACAACTGCTGGAACGGGGTCATACGGTGTCCATGAAAAATCGATCTCTTTGTTTGCGAGACAAGAATAATCGGATAATAGCCCAAGTTGAGATAAACAAAAATTGGATGTTTAAATTGGATTTGGTAAACATTCAAGCACAGTGTTTAAAGGCTTGTGTAGAAGACAAAATTTGGTTGTGGCATTTGAGGTTTGGACatgttaattttggaagcttaaAAGAAATGGCTAGCAAGAACATGGTGTATGGACTACCATCGATTGATTTTCTCGACAAATTTTGTGAAGGGTGTGTGATTGGCAAAGATCCGAGGAGTAGCTTTTCGAAAATGGCAGACTATCGAGCAAAGAAGCCTCTTGAATTAGTGCATACCGATATTTGTGGGCCGATCATGCCGAGCTCAATTAGTGGGAACAGgtatttcataacttttattgatgatttttcacgCAAAACTTAGGTTCatttcatgaaagaaaaatcagaagcttttgcaatttttaagaagttcaaaatttttgttgagaAACAAAGTGGTTATTATATCAAGGTTTTGAGATCGGATCGAGGCGGTGAATATATCAACCGCATTTAATCTGTTTTGTGAAGAACATGGTATTCGACGCCACTTGACAGCGCCATATTCGCCACAACAAAATAGGGTTGCGGAGTGCAAGAATCGGACTATTCTCGACATGGTCCGAAGCATGCTCAAGAGTAAAAACATGCCAAAAGAGTTTTGGGCGGAGGCAGTGAATTGTGTTGTCTATTTGCTAAATCGTTGCAAAACATTGAGCTTAGAATATATAACTCCACAAGAGGCATGTAGAGGTTTAAAACCAACGGTGGCACATTTAAAAGTATTTGGCAGTGTGGCGTATGCGCACATACCGAATCAAAAGCGCATGAAGTTAGATAACAAGAGCTTGAAGTTGATTTTTGTTGGGTATGATGAGAAATCTAAAGCTTATAAACTCTTTGATCCTATTAACAAAAGGATGCATCTTAGTCGTGATGTGCAGGTAAATGAAGAAGCCATGTGGGATTGGAATTCAATGTTGGAAATCATACATGAGAAGGGAAGAGATGAGATGCTCACATCGATGAATATATCAAAGCTGACATCTAACAACTATGAGGAGGCACCAACGATTGTGACATCCGAGTCGATTTCTTCGGATGACGAGGCAAGAACCTAAAAAACTAGGAGTATATGTGACTTATATGAGGCGATAAGCGAGTTGCACTTTGTGTGTCTCCTGGCTCAAGGCGAAAATATCTCTTTTGAAGAAGCGATTATAGATGGCAAGTGGCGAGCCGCTATGGATGATGAGATGCatgcaattgaaaaaaatggcaCATGGGAGCTCACTTCTCTTCCTGAAGGTCATAAGGCTATTGGTGTCAAATGGGTGtacaagaagaaaatgaatccaCAAGGCGAAATTGAGAAATACAAAGCTAGATTGGTCGCAAAAGGTTACAAGCAACAAGCCGACATCGATTATGAAGAGGTGTTTGCACCAGTGGCTCGAATGGAGACCATTCgacttttgatttcttttgcGGCTCAATTGAAATGGCGTatttatcaaatggatgtcaagtcAGTCTTTCTTAATGGGATTTTGGAAGAAGAAGTATACATTGAGCAACCCCCCGGATATGAGAAAAAAGGTaataaagataaagttttaaaattaaagaaggcTTTATATGGCTTGAAGCAAGCCCCTAGGGCTTGGAACACTCAGATTGACCAATATTTTAAGTCACATGGTTTTGTGCAATGCCCGTATGAACATGCACTGTATGTGAAGGCTAAAAATGGAGACATGCTAATTGTGGctttatatgttgatgatttaattttgatgagcAATAATGGAGAAATGATTGATGACTTCAAAAGGGCCATGAAGAGTGAATTCGAAATGACTGATTTGGGACTTATGTCCTATTTTTTGGGTCTTGAAATAAAACAGGTTAGTAATGGCATTTTTGTTTCACAAGAAGCCTATGCTAAGGAGATTTTGAAACGTTTCAGAATGGCAGATTGCAAGCCGATCAATACACCTGTTGACTGTGGCGTGAAGTTATCTCGACATGACAAAGGGAAGGTGATTGATGCAACATTGTACAAAAGCCTAGTTGGAAGCTTGCGATATTTAACATGCACAAGGCCGGATATTTTGTATGGAGTTGGCCTTGTGAGTCGGTACATGGAGGAGCCAAGATCGGCGCATTGGAAGGCTATCAAACGGATTCTCCGTTACATTTGAGGTACTCTATCACTTGGGTTATTTTATGGTTCATCCGCtgacaaattagtaatttttggTTATTCGGATAGTGATTGGGGCGGAGACACGGATGATAGAAAAAGCACCTCGGGGTTTGTATTCTACATGGGCGATACGGCTTTCACGTGGAtttcaaagaaacaaccaaTAGTATCGCTTTCAACATGTGAAGCAGGGTATGTGGCTGCGGCAACCTGCGTGTGTCATGCAATTTGGCTAAGGAGGTTGCTTGAGGAAATAAATTTTCCACAAGGTGCAGCTACCGAAATTTATTTGGATAGCAAGTCGGCAATCGAATTGGCTAAAAATCCGATACATCATGAGAGAAGCAAACATATCGACGTGCGATTTCATTTTATGCGAGAGCatataaaggagaaaaatatcaaattggTTTATGTGAAGAGTGAAGATCAAGTGGCCAACATTTTTACAAAGCCATTGCCTGTCaagttgtttgaaaaatttaagaatCTACTTGGCATGAAGGATGGAgacaaaattaagtttaagggGGGgtgttgaattaaacttaattttctataaaaaaacttttggtttttttttaattcaaagttcAATGTTCATAGCATAGGTTCATGTTCATACATGATCCATGTACAAGTTCAAGTTTATGTGCatacacaagttcaatgttagtagaacaagttcaatgttaggtgTTAATGGCTAatgtacaagttcaatgttaggttcatgtatttaggattttaaaagtcatccttgtacctataaatactctagttgttttgtatttggaatagagaaaaatcaaagaattataagtcttcctctcaAATAATTCTCTCACAAAGCCTTTCTTTTATATAAGGTTACCTCCCTTTTCAACACTTTCAGATGTCTAGTGTTTTAGACAAATATGAGATTTCAAATGGAAGATGACCACCAAAGTTTGAAGTGGAAAGATTAAGGTGTGTCAAACTAGGTATTCGACCAAAATCAGGGGAAATTTTAGAgagtttaaaattattgaaagctAGATTGAGTGTTTCCAattaaggaagaagaaagaggcTAGTGTTTGAAGGGATATTTCCATAAAGCCAAATACAGGTAAGGTCGAGACCAATCACTGAATCACATGTGAGCCCATCTCAAGAGTAACAATCAATATCCTCTTTCCAAGATATCATTTTTTGGATAAGAAATGACATCAATATACTCACAATGGGGATAGGAGGTAGTAGTGTTTTTGAAGGAAAATAGATGTTTGAACTGGAGTAATGCAGCAATCTGGTGATGAGAACAGAGTGTTGCACAAGTTTGAgaataaaagaggaaaaactggaggAAGAGAAGTTGATAAGAGCATGTTAGACAACCTATCTTTCCTTAATTATGATGAAATCACAAGaagatgtatcattatatatagaaaggaaaaatggaGGGTCACTACATCATAAACTAATTTAAAGTCTTGGTCAACCATATGTAAACTTCTTATAGATTACTGATATCATTTTCAAATGGTATAAGCACCATCCATCATGtagctttcaaattttaagtgcCAGTTTATTCAAAATAGGATGAGAGTTGACCACCCCTGATAGCTTATTTTGGGGCCTAGAATTACCTTAAGTGAGAGAGGTTGTGAAATGTCGATTAAGATTTTTTGGAATTAAATGATCTAAGTTTATcgttaacttttttttcctttgttagtcattttaaatagtataaaataattaattgttcagtgctattaatattttataaaaaaaaatagagattaTTACAAAAGTAAGTtgttttataagattattaaacataaattattattatatttgataaagtttaatatgtattaatgattattgtatttgattgaaataataataaaaatattaaggtattattttacttaaatgcttttaaaatattatcagttataaatta belongs to Mangifera indica cultivar Alphonso chromosome 2, CATAS_Mindica_2.1, whole genome shotgun sequence and includes:
- the LOC123196558 gene encoding uncharacterized protein LOC123196558, which encodes MAKKLYSRMKDKNILLILDNIWESLELDKTIGIPCGADRGRNKLLFTTRNLDVLEKMGSTNNYGMNILNEEEAWALFTKMVIFPDLMVLILRNIISRKIWDNQIPTSSFQNLKQLILWRCTKMKYVFSYTITKNLQQLQYLEMKDCIVLEEVVATEGVEAAASFVFPQVTLMKLQNLPELATFYHGMHTSEWSMLKELVVEDCDKFKMFTSEPNSLCLDQKV